TGGGAGAAGCTCACATAAGACAGAGAAGTGGTCGTACCTGAAATAAATAAGTGTCCAATCATTCAGTGCTTTGCTGTAAATAGGTGTTACAACAGTGCAGCCTGTTAGTATTTCACCCAACAGTCTCAAAGTGTGATACGCACATTAATCCATCTCTGAGCCCATCCTAACTCCTCCTCCAAGGCATAATTCCTCTTTTACTAATGAGGAGACTGAAGCTATATatacactgcaggtttttttcccactgttacttattttgatgttctaatgtctaaataagtaatgttggaaaactGCATTTacacagccacagcacttggaaatggagcgttctcatttacagccacaccATTGCAATAAGAACCTTCCCATGAGCTAATAATAGCTGTgttcgttctctctctctcatacatgcGCATGTGCACACATGTTCCTTTTTGACCTTGAAAGGGTGAAGAGCTGGCAAAAGTCAGAAgtggagtaattattttgagggaaaaatccctatctggaatttttttttcttctgtgcaggaaagaaaaagaaacaaacagtttAGATAAACCTTGAGAAACAAATTAAGTAATTTCCCAAAGCTAATCTGGTAGGTCAAAGCCTAAAGCTAAATCTACACTTAAAACATTGAAGCTATGCTGGGAGAGAATTCTCACAGTGCTCTATGGAAACCCCCTAAATCAGGGGTGCAACTCCCAGCACTGGGAGCCCTTTTCACTGGTGCTTTACAGCTCTGTAGCTTGCTGCACTCAGGGTGAGGGTGggtttcacacccctgagtgagaaAGCTGAAGTGCAATAAAGTTTCGGTGTTGACATGACCTGAATTAGAATTCAGGATGTCTGGCCTTAGCTTAGATCACATCTGTGTCCCAGGAAAACCTTTTCTCCTCCGTATATTTACAACAATTTCCTCATGTAAATTTGTATCTCTGAAACCATCATTCAGTAGTTTATTCTTCTAACTACTACTTTCCTGGCCTTGGGTATTAACTACAGCAGCACAGGAAGATGATATTTTAAGTGTCTGGCCATATTTCTATGGTGTAGCTCCCATTTCCAAGGATTGAACTGGACTGGGAGATAGAGCTATGTTCATATTTTTGTCCTGTgaatgataaaacaaaaacagaaaacaacttGTGCTCTCAGAGTTAGCATGCAAACAATTTCAAGAGCATTCTATAGAATGGCCTATTTAAATAATCGTTGTCTGCATACCATTTGGTTATGTAGATTTGTCCTATCAATGTTAAATACTAGCACAGACTGAGTAAAGTGGCCACCATGCATCTGCAGAAAATCTGTAATAAATTTGTATTGAAAGCCCCCCTCCTGCTCCAATCACAAAAGAAGAGTGAAATAAAACCCAGTTTAGGGTGGtacaaaacagcatttaaaaaggATGAAACTCCAACTTGCAGTTTGCCTAATGACCCAACTACTGGAGATGTCTTCAACAAGAAACATTTCTACTGATTAACTTGGTGTGATACAAAACACAAATCCAGTGGGTAACAATGTAGTTAAGATAACTGAGGTTTTTTTTACTCTCAGGTGTAGCAAGTATTAGTCACTATTTGGATTTAGGCTTGAACAACCTTCAGCTTTTTCCTTCCATGCTCCCTGGCCTTAATTCTCTTGGGCCTGTGGATCAGAAGGAATCTTTAGAGACCCATCAACAATACTCAGTTACTTAGGAAGGAGCTGTAAGTGAGCAACTGGAGACACTGTACTATTCCAATATTCCCTATGGCACTCTGTCCTCTATGGAACCTGGGCCCTTGATGACTATTTTGATACTGTTTGGTGGGAATTTGTTTGCACACGTTCTGTGGAAGTGCTTGAAGAACGACCCTTACCTTTGCCAGCCAGTTAGGGCAATGCCTTGGAGCATATCAGCAGGAGTGCTGTTTGCCACCTTCAGCCACTGGAGATGGTTTTTTAGGTGGTGTCCAATCAGGGTTAGAGATTGATTCACCCCAGTGGCTCCTTTAAAGGCACTAGCAAACCACAGCTTGGAGATGCCACACTTGCGGTACTTTTCAATGAGCAGCACTGAAATATAAGACCAAGGCGCTTAGTTTTAGCTGCATTTACTCCTGTTCAGAGGAATTCTGGATTCTAAACTCCTGTGCAAAAGATAAACAGTTACAAGTTTGAGCTAGAGGGGGCCAGAAGCAGCTTCACATTTATTGAAGCACACAGTCCATTTGTTCATCAGAGGCTACCCTGCCAGCTTTTTGTGAGATTCTTGTGGTCTACAAGATCAGGCCCATATTCTTAAAATACTTCATTCAAGATCTGATTCTGCAAAGCTCACTCGTGAGTAGTCTTGGCTTCAACAGGACTCATTATATGGCCAGATGCTATTCATTTGAGTAAGGGCTGCAGAATTAGGCCTCTGGAATACCCCATTACTGTTATAACAGAGTCCACACAAAGCCAATTTCTTCTTTCACTCTCATGTAAATCAGAAGTTTCCTGCCCAAATATTTATATTGTGTCAGAATAAAATCAGATCCAATGAATGCAAACACCTCGCACCTTACAGATGAAACTTAAGTCTCCTAAAACAACTCTTAGGTGCTACAGTAACTAAGTTCTAGTCTACATCTAAAACACAGATTAATTAAGCTACACTTCTCAGGGCTGTaaaaatgtagatgcagcttagggCAATGGAAGAATTATTCCATCAATCTAGCTGCCACCTTGCAAGGTGGTAGATTTACTACAGCAATCAATGTTTTTCGACACTACATTAGCACAGCTGCAGTGGTGCCACTGTAGCATTTGTACAGAAACACCCTAAGCATTTGAATACAACAATCTTTAAGGCTTTTTCTCTGACTTCCAGGGAATTTGTATGAGCCCCTTAGGgtggaattttcagaagtgctcagtaTTGGCCTAACTGAATCCACTGAAGAAGAATGCTCAGTAACTGACAACAGAAGCAGAGTTAAGCCAATGCTAAGGACTTTTTAAAATGACACCCTTTATTGACTATGTTGAATGCCCAGGCCAGTAAAAATAAAGTTAGATGGAATAGGTGCAATGCTGGGTAGTCAAAGCAAAGATGTTTCCTTACAACCTGCTTTTGACAGTGCACAATAAGAGATTCTGATCACAAATGCAAGTTGATTTTAAAGCCATGATATACTTGCAGTTTAAGAGAAGGATAGGCTGGGATTATCCTTCCATACATTCTGATAGAAAGAGACCATACTCCCCTTGAAAACTTTCccagaagcaacaagaagtcctgtggcaccttatagactaacagatatttgatgaagcgggtctttgcccacaaaagattatgttccaaaatatctgctagtctataaggtgccacaggacttcttgttgttcttgaagatacagactaacatggctacctctctgataccttccCAGTAGCAGTAAATCAGCATGCACAGATTTTAGCAAGATCTGTGTAGTTGTCTCAATCACTTACAGAGATGGGTTAATAGTAGTTAGTGGGAGAAGATTTTTACATTACCACAAAAGATTCTTATGTCTCATGGGGACCATGTCATAGAAGAATTGGAAACTGTCCAATTTTAAGATTTAACCAAGGACATTGCACGCTCTGAGAAGTTCAGACCCACCAGTACAAACCTTTGCCCTCCTCGTTGAGATCCGGTGAGTAGTCCCAAATCATTGGCTCCATCAGCTGAGCTACCCCAGACTCTAGAAAGAGCAGAATTTGTTTCAAATGATGCAAAATGGTCAGTAAGAACTGCTTGTGTTAATAGTGCAGTAATCAGCCCTGCATGAAATATCACAGGATGGGTTTGTCAGCCTGGGATGCAGGTGTTCTCTACCTACAGAGCATACACAAGCACAAGCAGATCCAGAGCACAAGTCCCTCCTGGCTGCACCCTGCATAAGATGGACACCCATTTGCTGTCCAGACTAAAGTCATGTCTGCATGTGCAGCGCTGCAGTTGCACAGTGGTATTGGTACAGCTGTGACTGGAGATGctttatgctgatgggagagagccACCTCTGCAAGTGGCATAAGCTTTGTTGGCGGAacaaactctcccactgacacagAGCTGTGTTAAATGCTTATGTTGGTGTAACTTACGGTGCTTAGGTGGGGGAATATTCACACCTCAGAGCTGCATATGTTTTGCAGAGATAAgcagtacaggttgcacttccctggtcctgcttggtcaggacctgactgatcctgaacaagagaatttgctggaccagggaggttttTTGTTACTGACCCTCAAGCCCTGTCCCTGTGCCATGGTGGGCTGCTGAAGCCCCATGTTCCCCAAGGCTGCTGGGTTCTCCAGCTCCATCCCTGTGTTCCCCACCCCGTGTGCTCCTCCCGCCTCGGGACTGCTGCAGGGTTCCTGCTccaaccccaactctgtgctgctactgcagctctgGCCCTGTGTTGCCACTCTAGGGCTGCTGTGGGCCTTCTGCTCCAGCTCTGGTCCTGCGGCCTCAGCACCAACTCTGTGTTgcccacagggcagctgctgggttGTGGCTCTGGTCCCATGCTTCCTGGGGCTTCCACAGGGCCCACTGCTGTCcatgggaataagtggatttcgaagtgtgtggggtcctttagaaaaggaccccatgtagatgagctgcatacaattgaaagcagcactttcaaagtgccactgctgccattatgctaatgaggtgctgcatattcattgcagagcttcattagcatatcccaaagtgactccttagcatcccccttttgaaaggggattgctagtatagacatagctgcTGAGTTTGCACCACTGGCATGCAAGCCCTTCAATGGAAAGCAACTACTGCCTGTTGCACAAATCCTGCTCCGACATGGCGGGTAATTTCAGCTAAGGACACTGATTCAAACTTCTGTCTTTATGTAAAGCTCCACAGGATTTTTGTAAACGGTCAGAGGGAGAAGACAAAGACCCACATATTGAACACTGCCTTCTGGTAAGTACTTATATGGCCCCTGCTATCACCATATCTGAGCATTCACTGTCTAAGGCTTTCTTCTTCAGGACTGGCCTGGGAGGTAGGacagtgctattatccccattttgcagaggggaagtgatcacAGAAAGGCTAtctgacttgcccatggtcacttAGTAAATTTGCAGCGAAGAAGGGAATTGACACTTGGGTTCCTGAGTCCTAGGCTAGGGCTCTAGCCACTGGGAAATACCTCTCCTCTCCTTAGTTCTTTGTGAAATCATTTCTCACCTCTTCCTAATTCTCATGACCAACTGAGAAGCTGCCCAGTAAGGTCTGTGTCAAACAAGAGTATCTGCAATGTGTTACGCTGTGAAGTTATGACAGGTGTCCTGCCAAGCTCATATACCTGTCAGCATTTCCTCGCTTATCCCCCTGAGCATATCATCCCATACAATGGGCTTCACAGCCGGATGAGATGAGACCACGCAACTTGCGACAGCTTTCATGTGCAATAGACACAGATTCTCTGGGCTGTGCTCTTCTTTCTGCAGCCATTGCTTTGACTCTTCCCCTTCACCAAGATAGTAGACCTGGGAGCACCAAGCAAAAGACCCTGTTTTACTGTAGAGGCTCTTTTAATATGTCTCCTCCCGAGTCCCTCTCGCCTATTATTCTCCTTTTGGCTTATCAGAGTGAGGAGAAAGGGGTAGGGAGGGAGGGATTCCATTTGCCAAAATAAAGATGAGTCCAGAGTTTCTCAAAAAGTCTCCATGAAACAGCATGTAGTAGGCAACAAGTACAGAGTAGCCACACACACTGGTAAAAAGTTCACATATGATTCAGTTTAAATCCTCTCTCAAAGCTAGTGGGTAGCACACCACCTTCAGTAGCTTTTATGTGAGGCTCcaagagcccaggaaaccctcTACAGGTTGTGGAGACCTGTGTATTATGAAGGCTGAAAGTCTGCACAAAAAAAGGTGTTAAATATCCTAATGAATTAAACTACTTTAAGCAAACATTTTCAGTGACACTGCAAATTAGAGTGACCACCTCCTGGATAGCATGGGGAGAATCCTGAGGTACAACTCCTCAAGGAACCTATGAGCTTACTTAAGACTAAGAGCAATCACATCTGTGGGAATGAGGGTCCGATTCAGTACGTTAGGACGAGGGTTCCTACGGGTGGGATACTTGGAGCAATGGGTAGGAATTCCTGGCCTAAGATTAGGGTTCCTATGATTAGCTTAGTTTGAGGTAGGGTTAGGGTTCCTGTGGGTTGTGTTCTCTGCCTTATGGTGGCTTTGTATATCTACTATCCTATTGCCTGTAGCATTACCTAGTGGCTCTCCAGCCAGCTCATCACAGACAGAACATAAGTACATAAAAATAGCcatatgggtcagaccaaaagtccgtctagcccagtatactgtcttccaacagtggccaatgccagatgcctcagaaggAGTGAATAGAAAAGGGAATCCTCAAGAGATCAGCCATTTCTAGCTCCATTTCCAGAGACTAGAGACACCAGTCTTACTCTATCCAAGTGCTCAGTCAGAAGCACCATTGTGGAGCTAATACGTAACTTCTGATCAACCTATTAAAAAGAATCTGCTTCCTGAGGGATACTAAAAATGACTTGTAGATTTAGCTTCTCAGAAGTGGGATTCTGCCCGTTCCCTTGCCTGAAAATGGAATTCCCCTCAGACGTGTCCTCAGCATCCATCACTAAAGTCAGGGAGTTTCTGGTCCATCCAGCCACCCAAAGATTTCTAAGTGAACCCCAGATTTGCTCCTCAGCACCTGAGAGAACTGGTTCATTAGGGAGAATCATACCTCATCGGAGCCTATGTGAAACCATCGTAAGCCATCATGCAGCGCCACAACCTGGTCAATCATTGCACTGACCAGCCGCAGGGATTCCTCTTTGTGGGGGTTGAGGGCATTTGGAAACATTTCCACCTCCCGGAGATGAGAAAACTCCTGGTGTTTTAGGACAAACTGCAGGAGAGAGGAGATGTCTGGATGTAACCAGAGGATGACTGCAAGACGGAGGTAACCGTAATAATGTCTCATGTCACTTTGGGGTCCAATGGACTCTGCTGTTACAATTCAGGAAACACTGCTGTGCATAGCAAAATGACAGAGGCAGAGGACTAGCCAAAGACAAGCACATCAGAGGCAGGACACATTCTGTTTTTTCCACCCTCCAGAGCACCTTAGCCCAGATACCACTGTTCTCCTAGATCACAGGGAGCTGTGCATTCCACCCTTCTTCACCTCACTGTGGTTTTCAACATGTACATGGGGGTCACATGGATAACTCAGGACATTACAGTTGCATGGGCTGTGCTGGGGTGTCTGAAACCTacagcagggagggaagaggcaAGGCACACGGTATGGGAGGttggttggggctgggatggaatTCTGTCAGCTTATTTATTAGGGGAAGAAGAATCATCTTGTTgctaaagcctggggatggaaggCAGGAGATCACGGTTCTAATTCTGGCATTGCCACTTAGTCCACTGTGCAGTCATCTCCTTTCTCTGTGCTTCACTTTTCCCACATGGAAGCTGGGGAAAAGGCAACTCCCTGTCTCACCAGAGGGGCTGAAAAGATGAATTCATTAGTGTCACTGGGGTCTGCTGGGATTGTTGGATGGAAGGTGCTCTTAAAAGCTCAATCATATTATCTCCCAAATGCTAAACACTAGAAATGTCAATGACTCATCGCTATTCCCTGCTGCACAGAACTTCCCATCCTATGCAAGATTCTCCAAGAGCAGAAATGTGCTTACTTCCATGTGTCCAAACGTCTGCACTAGAGGGATAACTTCTAACTCGTGCAATTTTGCCAGATTTAAGATCTCTTTAATCTCTGAAGTGCTAGGAAAAGATAGAGAAAGAAAGTGAGGGAGAGTGCACAGACTTGGCTCCCTGAAGAGAGCATTTAAAGTTAACCAAAGCCAGCTGCTTGTCAGTTGCAGAAGCACAATGCTCTAATATGCATAAGGAACCTTTAATCCCAAAGCTCTTCACAAACTGCAGTTCAACATATAGACAGAAATCACAGCTGTTGACCCAGCAACACTAACACAGCTGGAAAGGAAGCACTCACCTTACCTGACTGGAAATGCAGGATTATTTATGGAGTAGAACAGAAACACCTAGCTTGTCATTTGGCCTGGATATTAGGGCCAATAATACCTCTACCTGTAAAAATTATCCTGGGATCCTTAGTGACCGTGTGTTGTCAGGATCTTGCTTTTATTTCTATTCTAAAAGCTGGCGTCTTTGGTAACTGCTTCATACTATGCTGTGCTATCCATCCAGTACAAGTATTTTGCACTCAGATATAGTTCTGTACTCACACCCCAGAGTATTGTATAGACCATGGGTAtccaaacttttggcttgcctgggccacattgagtgaagatagtcttgggccgcgtacaaaatatataatatagttaatgtatataaatcacataataatgttaaaagtttacaatcttgtggggccgcattactagctgtccagggccacaggtTGGAGATGCCTGGTATAGACATTACAGTAATTCAGCAATACTACCACAAGGCAGGTGGTAAATATCATTAGCCCCTTTTACAAATTGCATTCCTGATAGATACAAATGGGAAACAACAAATACACAGTTGCCATCAGGACCTGTTCCACTCCAttcctccctgctccagggctgagGAGAGGTTCGCTTGCATGTCTTCATCCCCTTCACAATGCATTTTCACTATCCTCATGCCACCTACTACACCTTCTGTGCCCCATCCTGCAGCTACCACCCCTCCATGCAACCACAGTATGACACTCCCTTGTGAAGCCATCAGTAGCGGCTTCATCAATGATTCCACTGGACTCTTAAGAATGGCATGTGATACTTCTTGCCCACCCCCAGGAGCTTCTACAGCTGCTCCACATGGTCAGTCCAAAAGGCAGAAACCAGGACTTAGGCCATAACTTCTTCCCTGACAGTATGAGAAGGCCACCTAATAACCCTTGCAAGATCCATTTGACTGCAGTACCTGTAAGCATGCTCTGCTCTGATTGGCTTCAGCTCTCCCTCATAAGGAAACATGTCCTCATACTCAATGAGAAGACCATTGGCACCAAGGGTATGGAATATAGGAAAGAtctgcaagagaaaaaaaaaacactgtagaTTTGTGCCTGGCTGGTAATAAGGAATTCCATGTTCACAGCAAACAAGCTTGATTACTGATTAGCGCATGTCTCACAGAGTCTTAGTGCACATAACTCTGAagctcacagcagcagcaggatgagAGGAGGCATCTTAACATTTCTTTGGCAGTCTGTCTGGCACCTATGTAGAATATTTAATTCACATGAAATCAGGAGCCAAGATATCAAAAAGCTtagagctggctggctggaatATGAATGGAAACAATCACAATCAAATGCTTCTCTTGGACAGAGGACTCTGCTTAAGGATTTCCTTAACCAGACTCTGAATTCGTCATGCAGCTGCAAACTATGATATTTATTGTACATGGTGAATTCAGCATTGGTAGAGGAGGCAGAAATGACAGCTTAATCTGCAACAAGTGGAAATCCTAAATCATTATTGCATTCTAGGAAAGGACTGAGGTTCCTGCACTTTACAGGAAGTGTCTTAACATATCCTGAGATACTCTGGCCAATGGATAAACCAAATGTTCTGTTCTCCCCAGTCAAAGCCATCTGAATCACTATCTTCTCCCTTGCATTACACTCCCAGTGTGACTTCCAGCTAAGGACTGAAACCATTTTGGAGTTGATTCAACAACCTGATCTGCATGCAACAGATGTGTTACCTCAGCCAGGTAGGAGACCTTTGGTGGTGCACCCTTGAGATCCAAGTGCACTAAGTGCAGCCCAAATGGTGAGGAACCCATCATTTTTTCACCCTTCTATCTTCTTAGCATGGTAACTgtcttcagaaacaaacaaatattttacCTAGAAGAGAGCAGCAAAGTTATTACTTGGAGtattccccaccccccgccccgcaaccCCTGATTAAATGTGGATCTTAAATACAGAAGTCTCGTGTAAGTCACATTTAGGCTAATTTTCTTAACCACGGAAGAGATGCACTTTTACTGTACTAACACACAATCTAAACCATTGATGCTGAAACACAGATCACAGGCCCAGTTCTATTCCCAGCTACATAAACTCCATGAAACTGGCACATGTGCAGGCAGAACTAATTCTCGAATGGACAGAGAGGGGTGCATTTTACACATCTGTGGCACCTTTTATCCAAAGACCCAAATGTGATTTACAGGCAACCACTGAACATCTCTGCTCCTTTGTGAGGAGGCAGAAAAGAGTTATTCTGTGCTATGGATGGAGAAATTTGGAAAGGTAATATTGATTGTTCAAAGTCAAACACTCAGTGGCAGAGGACTGGTTCCATGTTGTAAGTGAACAGAAGATGCAGCTAAAACATGTCCTGTTCCAGCAAGGGTTTCCTCTACtgtttttcatccatgtgtggaacaaattGTGTAATATGCCATGAGGCATGTAATATATGcaacaccagcagaaacacatgccgctggctgtagGTCAAGGATGGGCAACCACAAATAGTGGGTGGgccatgagtggccctccttcacctcaatgggccacagcagcctgcagcccattggggttcccCTGTGTCCCCCCACATATACCCTCTTTTCCCAtgtgcctctcacacactggaggaccagagccccacacttacctgctttTCCCCACTCTCTTCCAGGACTTTTGGAGTAAGCAATTCATGTGGTGTGCTCTttgtccccactccagccccttcccccagagttGGAATGCTATAAACAGTtgatttgtggcattcctgctctggaaatggggaaggaaaggggaacagtaggaagtgtggggctctggtgccccaatACACAAGAGGCACATGGAGGAGGACATCCAGGGGGtttgtgggccacaggttgctcaccacAGCTGGGCAACATTTGACTCTGTGCTGGGATAccgcccaaacactcagcttacaagaAATGCTGGTTCCAGGCTACCTATCTGTCGCAAGTGAGAATCTAGATATTGGCATGAGCACAGGTTATTAGATTAACCATAGTGAATACTACCTTTTTATGCCACACACCTTCCCTAACTCCTGCAGCCCTGATAGATTTGTCATCTGCAAGGCCACATGACTGCCCCGACCCAGAGAGCAGTGAGCTGAGTGAGGATAACAGAGTGGGGTCCTGAGGGTGACTACAAAAAGACTTGCCCTGCAAAGCCACTGTCCCTGGCAATGATGCACTGGCCAGGCAGTGCTCACCAGACTCTTGAACCCAGTATCACCAGCACTGGCAAGCTGTAGGGCAAGGCTAGCTACAACCTCCAGCCCCTTTGTAAATTTCAGAggagtagccctgttagtctgtatcttcaaaacaacaagaagtccagtggcaccttatagactaaaacatgttttggagcatcagcttttgtgggcaatggCCCGCTTTGTCGGAACAATGGGGGTAGCTGGGGCAGTTGCAGCCCCTACGCCCCACACTGGGGATAGACAGAGCAGTTGTAGCAATCCCTGTATATGCATGGGTGGTTGGGAAGGTTGTAGTCTCCCCCCGTGCACACAATGGGGTGGCTAAATCAGCTACAACCGTTCCCCTCCCCCGCAGtgtggtgggcagggcagttGCAAGGTCCCCTCGTGCGCACCAGGAGAATGGACAAGACACTCACACACTCCCACCCGCAGGGGATTGCTTCAGTCCTCTAGGGCCGCCGCAGTGGTGCAAAGCAGCCGCCGCAGtgcccccagtgggggagggcaCCTGGTGAGGTGAGCCCACCTTTAACCAATTAAACGCGTGAGGCAGCTGCagtgcccccccccgcacacaaTGGGGGGCGGttgcagccccctctcccccccccgcacacaatGGGGGGCGGttgcagccccctctcccccccccccgcacacaatGGGGGGCGgctgcagccccctctcccctcgCTGCACACAAAGCCCGAGGTGGCGTGGCCCggccccctcttcccttccaaaGCCGACGCGGCGGGTTGCAGCCCGTACAGCCGGCGGCACCCAGCTGGGCCCGGCACCACGCGGGTTAAAGCACCTGCCGCCCCCCCTCAGAGCCTGAGCGGACGGACAACTGCGGTGCTCCGGTTTCTGGCATGGATTGCTCACGTCTGCGCTGCCAGTAGTTCCCCCGCCGGTCTGCGCTCGGTAAATCGATTTCTTTGGACTTTTCCATAGCTGCTTTCCAATAGGATCGGCTCGCAATCTGACATGGATTACTCTTGCCTGTCCGTTCACAGACTGTCCCACCTCTACCTTGGTCCATGCTCGATCACTCTGATACACATTGCGTTGGTCTGTCTAGGGACCCATAGTCATCTCCTGGTCCGTCGTTCTCGGATAGCTCGTTTAGGTACGTTTTGGTCATCGCTCTGGCATGGATTGCTCTTGTCTTCTCCATTTTCCTGCCTACTCGATCACTCCGCCGCGGAGTGCTCTTGTCTGAATCGCTTGCCCGTCTCTAGGATGGATTGCTCTGCCCTGTTCTCCAGCCGCTGCAGCCGCTGCTGGAGCGCATCGCTCCGCTCTCCGGCCGGCGGTTCGCTCTCACGATTCGGGAGACGTTCG
The sequence above is a segment of the Carettochelys insculpta isolate YL-2023 chromosome 20, ASM3395843v1, whole genome shotgun sequence genome. Coding sequences within it:
- the HEXD gene encoding hexosaminidase D; the protein is MMGSSPFGLHLVHLDLKGAPPKVSYLAEIFPIFHTLGANGLLIEYEDMFPYEGELKPIRAEHAYSTSEIKEILNLAKLHELEVIPLVQTFGHMEFVLKHQEFSHLREVEMFPNALNPHKEESLRLVSAMIDQVVALHDGLRWFHIGSDEVYYLGEGEESKQWLQKEEHSPENLCLLHMKAVASCVVSSHPAVKPIVWDDMLRGISEEMLTESGVAQLMEPMIWDYSPDLNEEGKVLLIEKYRKCGISKLWFASAFKGATGVNQSLTLIGHHLKNHLQWLKVANSTPADMLQGIALTGWQRYDHFSVLCELLPVGIPSLAVSLQTLQNGGYSEKVKENVEKQLGLSSLEIDTFESEGSGTFPGSDIFKLVTQVCFYLKPSVDELLERNRYITGWFSPFHRKRRLIHPIMVHHFQPEALSLLAKWNAVMQELQTALEKVFYICTIEEWMEENVHPSLHKLQEVVDDLDKAIQAQS